A genomic stretch from Cydia amplana chromosome 1, ilCydAmpl1.1, whole genome shotgun sequence includes:
- the LOC134648346 gene encoding POU domain, class 2, transcription factor 3-like isoform X5 — MVLSACVRAASRGYCSYQESGELIKSPSPPPSHDGSASGEGEGEGEASGDERPPSPPRAPSAPLPHPSHPHHPAHAHHHAHALPLPLHAPQPPNVFGGSGAGSALAQLQHLLLTQHGAHSLLLHTQVQQAVAQAAAQQLQQLQARAAAGAHAAHAHLAPDRTIDLHGNTPVFLDQKQTEGRSPSPRRTPPGAGAFLTPMTPGSGRARSPLHAHAHAHTPLHAHAHKPRALEPAADDTADLEELEHFAKTFKQRRIKLGFTQGDVGLAMGKLYGNDFSQTTISRFEALNLSFKNMCKLKPLLQKWLEDADSSLAGGGGGGAPGPGALAEAVGRRRKKRTSIESGVRVALEKAFLHNPKPTSEEISALADALGMEKEVVRVWFCNRRQKVKRTRHESDVMAGVAPPLTNAACWGVQEKRINPPPGESAGPGALSLSLPSALHAAALQPLALLARRPAPGD, encoded by the exons ATGGTGCTGTCAGCCTGCGTGCGCGCCGCGTCGCGCGGATACTGCTCCTACC AAGAGTCGGGCGAGCTCATCAAATCGCCCTCCCCGCCACCCAGCCACG ATGGGTCGGCGAGCGGCGAGGGCGAAGGCGAGGGCGAGGCGAGCGGTGACGAGCGGCCACCgtcgccgccgcgcgcgccgtcCGCGCCCCTCCCGCACCCCTCGCACCCTCACCACCCCGCGCACGCCCATCACCACGCGCACGCGCTGCCGCTGCCGCTGCACGCGCCGCAGCCGCCGAATGTCTTC GGTGGCAGCGGCGCGGGCTCGGCGCTGGCGCAGCTCCAGCACCTCCTCCTCACACAGCACGGCGCGCATTCGCTACTGTTACACACACAG GTACAGCAAGCGGTGGCGCAGGCGGCGGCGCAGCAGCTGCAGCAGCTGCAGGCGCGTGCGGCGGCCGGCGCGCACGCCGCGCACGCGCACCTCGCGCCCGACCGCACCATCGACCTGCACGGTAACACTCCCGTCTTTCTAGACCAGAAACAGACAG AGGGTCGGTCGCCAAGTCCTCGGCGCACGCCTCCCGGCGCAGGCGCATTCCTAACGCCGATGACGCCGGGCTCAGGTCGCGCGCGCTCTCCGCTCCACGCGCACGCGCACGCACACACGCCCTTGCACGCGCATGCTCACAAGCCGCGAGCGCTCGAGCCCGCCGCCGACGACACTGCTGACCTTGAGGAGCTGGAACACTTCGCGAAGACGTTTAAACAGCGCCGAATCAAGCTCG GATTCACTCAAGGTGACGTGGGTCTAGCAATGGGCAAGCTTTACGGGAACGACTTTTCCCAAACGACGATCTCGCGCTTTGAGGCGCTGAACCTGAGCTTCAAAAACATGTGCAAGCTGAAACCGCTTTTGCAAAAGTGGTTGGAAGACGCAGACTCGTCGCTGGCGGGCGGCGGAGGCGGCGGCGCGCCCGGGCCCGGCGCGCTAGCTGAGGCCGTGGGCCGCCGCCGCAAGAAGCGCACCAGTATCGAGTCGGGCGTGCGCGTCGCGCTCGAGAAGGCCTTCCTGCACAACCCCAAACCCACTAGCGAGGAGATCTCCGCGCTGGCAGACGCGCTAGGCATGGAGAAGGAGGTGGTCCGCGTCTGGTTCTGCAACCGCCGCCAGAAGGTAAAGCGCACGCGCCACGAATCCGACGTGATGGCCGGCGTCGCGCCGCCGCTCACTAACGCCGCTTGTTGGGGTGTGCAGGAGAAGCGCATCAACCCGCCGCCGGGAGAGAGCGCGGGCCCCGGCGCGCTGTCGCTGTCGCTGCCGAGCGCGCTGCACGCCGCCGCGCTGCAGCCCCTGGCGCTGCTGGCGCGGCGTCCGGCGCCCGGCGACTGA
- the LOC134648346 gene encoding protein nubbin-like isoform X6 yields MVLSACVRAASRGYCSYQESGELIKSPSPPPSHDGSASGEGEGEGEASGDERPPSPPRAPSAPLPHPSHPHHPAHAHHHAHALPLPLHAPQPPNVFGGSGAGSALAQLQHLLLTQHGAHSLLLHTQVQQAVAQAAAQQLQQLQARAAAGAHAAHAHLAPDRTIDLHGNTPVFLDQKQTEGRSPSPRRTPPGAGAFLTPMTPGSGRARSPLHAHAHAHTPLHAHAHKPRALEPAADDTADLEELEHFAKTFKQRRIKLGFTQGDVGLAMGKLYGNDFSQTTISRFEALNLSFKNMCKLKPLLQKWLEDADSSLAGGGGGGAPGPGALAEAVGRRRKKRTSIESGVRVALEKAFLHNPKPTSEEISALADALGMEKEVVRVWFCNRRQKEKRINPPPGESAGPGALSLSLPSALHAAALQPLALLARRPAPGD; encoded by the exons ATGGTGCTGTCAGCCTGCGTGCGCGCCGCGTCGCGCGGATACTGCTCCTACC AAGAGTCGGGCGAGCTCATCAAATCGCCCTCCCCGCCACCCAGCCACG ATGGGTCGGCGAGCGGCGAGGGCGAAGGCGAGGGCGAGGCGAGCGGTGACGAGCGGCCACCgtcgccgccgcgcgcgccgtcCGCGCCCCTCCCGCACCCCTCGCACCCTCACCACCCCGCGCACGCCCATCACCACGCGCACGCGCTGCCGCTGCCGCTGCACGCGCCGCAGCCGCCGAATGTCTTC GGTGGCAGCGGCGCGGGCTCGGCGCTGGCGCAGCTCCAGCACCTCCTCCTCACACAGCACGGCGCGCATTCGCTACTGTTACACACACAG GTACAGCAAGCGGTGGCGCAGGCGGCGGCGCAGCAGCTGCAGCAGCTGCAGGCGCGTGCGGCGGCCGGCGCGCACGCCGCGCACGCGCACCTCGCGCCCGACCGCACCATCGACCTGCACGGTAACACTCCCGTCTTTCTAGACCAGAAACAGACAG AGGGTCGGTCGCCAAGTCCTCGGCGCACGCCTCCCGGCGCAGGCGCATTCCTAACGCCGATGACGCCGGGCTCAGGTCGCGCGCGCTCTCCGCTCCACGCGCACGCGCACGCACACACGCCCTTGCACGCGCATGCTCACAAGCCGCGAGCGCTCGAGCCCGCCGCCGACGACACTGCTGACCTTGAGGAGCTGGAACACTTCGCGAAGACGTTTAAACAGCGCCGAATCAAGCTCG GATTCACTCAAGGTGACGTGGGTCTAGCAATGGGCAAGCTTTACGGGAACGACTTTTCCCAAACGACGATCTCGCGCTTTGAGGCGCTGAACCTGAGCTTCAAAAACATGTGCAAGCTGAAACCGCTTTTGCAAAAGTGGTTGGAAGACGCAGACTCGTCGCTGGCGGGCGGCGGAGGCGGCGGCGCGCCCGGGCCCGGCGCGCTAGCTGAGGCCGTGGGCCGCCGCCGCAAGAAGCGCACCAGTATCGAGTCGGGCGTGCGCGTCGCGCTCGAGAAGGCCTTCCTGCACAACCCCAAACCCACTAGCGAGGAGATCTCCGCGCTGGCAGACGCGCTAGGCATGGAGAAGGAGGTGGTCCGCGTCTGGTTCTGCAACCGCCGCCAGAAG GAGAAGCGCATCAACCCGCCGCCGGGAGAGAGCGCGGGCCCCGGCGCGCTGTCGCTGTCGCTGCCGAGCGCGCTGCACGCCGCCGCGCTGCAGCCCCTGGCGCTGCTGGCGCGGCGTCCGGCGCCCGGCGACTGA
- the LOC134653317 gene encoding syntaxin-like codes for MRSKDRLAELLQRAEASGGVYKDTVLPVEEDEGSAARSLPPDMEAMLQEAESAVRWAGELAALTARLRALHAHPTFHTSPEMQEQADSVVTQAHALGLKASGALRQLEQRATTAAAGVGGAAARAARLQAACCRRRYAAALEHHHSALSELRAARRRLLADQLALTNSEITEEECERLLDDNRLQVFVDNIEAETREARRGLREAEARRAELAKVEAALVDVRDLFGQLHHLVAAQQDQLDSVEYFALQATEHVGVGGHELLQGNVFRKKTKQKKIGLIICISVGVFIVLLVLIYT; via the exons ATGCGGAGCAAGGACCGCCTCGCCGAGCTGCTGCAG CGAGCAGAGGCGTCGGGTGGCGTTTACAAGGACACGGTATTACCAGTGGAGGAAGATGAGGGCTCGGCGGCGAGAAGCCTGCCGCCAGATATGGAAGCAATGCTGCAAGAG GCGGAGTCGGCTGTGCGATGGGCGGGCGAGCTGGCGGCGCTGACGGCGCGGCTGCGTGCGCTGCATGCCCATCCTACCTTCCACACCAGCCCCG AGATGCAGGAGCAAGCTGACAGCGTGGTGACACAGGCGCACGCACTGGGGCTGAAGGCCAGCGGAGCGCTGCGGCAGCTGGAGCAGCGCGCAACCACCGCTGCTGCAGGCGTGGGTggagcggcggcgcgcgcggcgcggctgCAGGCGGCCTGCTGCCGCCGGCGCTACGCAGCAGCGCTAGAGCACCATCATAGTGCGTTATCGGAATTGCGTGCTGCGCGGCGGCGATTGCTTGCGGATCAACTGGCTCTTA CTAATTCAGAGATTACAGAGGAGGAGTGCGAGAGACTGTTGGACGACAACCGTCTCCAAGTTTTCGTCGATAAT ATCGAAGCGGAAACGCGCGAGGCGAGGCGAGGCCTGCGCGAGGCAGAGGCACGTCGCGCGGAGCTGGCAAAAGTGGAAGCAGCCCTCGTGGATGTCCGAGACTTGTTCGGACAGCTGCATCATCTCGTGGCCGCGCAGCAGGATCAGTTAGACAGCGTCGAGTACTTCGCGCTGCAAGCCACGGAGCACGTCGGGGTTGGTGGACACGAACTGCTGCAGGGGAACGTGTTCCGCAAGAAGACTAAGCAG